The segment ATCCAGTGGATTCACGTGATAGGCGCCGCGGACATTGCACATCATCGCGCCCCACAGCGTGATCGTGTATCCGAACGAATGGAAGTACGGCAAGATTCCGACGATCGTGTCGGTGGGCTGGAACTGAGCCGCTTTTTCGAAACCACGGACGTTGGAATGGATATTCTGGTGCGACAACATCACGCCTTTGGGGACGCCCGTTGAGCCGGACGTGAACACAATGGTCATCAAGTCATCGGCTTTGATTGAGTTCAAACCAAGCAGGCTGCAGACCATGCCGGCGGGCAGCACATTGCCCATCAACGCTCCGATCGCTTTGTCCATGCCGGTGACTTTTTCCTTGAAGTCATCCAGATAAACCAGCTCGCAATCCAGCTCCAGGTGCGAGAACTTTTCCATCACCATACGTGTCGTCAACACGCGCTTGATCCCTGCTTCATGAATGCAGTGATTGATCAGTTCGTTCGACAGCGAGTAATTCAGGTTGATGGCAACGCGTTTGTCGAGAGCCAACGACAGGTTCGCGATCGCACCGGCAACGGTCGGCGGAATCAAAACCCCGACGTTCTGTTCGTCTTTCTCGAGAGTGAACTTTCGCAGCAACCGTCTCAGGATCAGGGCACGCGTTAGCAGCATGCCGCCTTTTTCATTTGAGCCAAGGCTATCAGCGATTTTGGATGTTTTGCGTTGAATCCTGCACGATTTGACAAACTCAACCACAGGAGAACGGAAGGGACCTACATAATTTGACACGGCTTCGGCACTCAATCTTTGCAAGGAAGTTTGGACGCTCAACATCGACTCCGGATGAGGCTCAACCGGTTTGCCAATGGTGATACTGATGGGGCGGCGAATACTGCGGGGCCATTTCCAGATAGCCTTACCATCGGCATAGCTAAAGATGCTTCCCCACACTTCATCAATATATACCGGAATAATAGGGACCTTACGATCCTGGAGGATTTTTAACAGCCCCGGTTTCAGCGTTCGAACCTGGCAACTTGGCGAGATTCCGCCTTCGGCAAAGATCCCCAACAGCTCTCCGTTGTCCACTGCCGCCCGCGAATCCTTGAACGCTTTGCGAATCGACTTTGGACCGCCACCGATCAGAATCACGCGACAAAACTCAGCCCATTTTTTCATGATCGAGTTGTTGAAGTTGCCGGCCCAGGCGATGACCCGAAATGGCTGAGGGATGAAAGTCAGAAAAATGACGCCGTCGAGCCAGTTCGAATGGTTGGCGACGAGAGCTCCGCCAGAATTCTGCGGAAGATTCTCCATGCCCGTAATTTTGACGCGATAGATGCACTTCAGCATGAACACCCAGATCAAACGCATCGCCTCACGTGACAGCCGCCAGAGCGCGAACAGGAACACGGGAATCGTGCCGATGCCCATCAGCAGAAAAATCTGACGCGACGACAGCAGCGGCAGTTTCGAGGCTCTGAGCAGAATGCTCTTCAGCTTTCGCTTGTCGTTCGGCTCCGACTCGTCAAACAGACCTGCATAGTCGCTCGCAATCACGGTTTCATCTGCGGAGATTCTTGCTTTCGCGTCGTGGTAAATTAATTCGTTGGTCGCATAAAGTCGCGCTGCCGGTTCGGACTCCGGGATTGGATTCAGATTGTTGATTCGCGTCACCGCGTCGCTGTCTTCGAGCGATGAAATTTCAGTCGCTTCGGCCGCGGCCAAAATCTGTTCGCGTTGTTCAGCCGTGACCGAGTCGGCGATTCGGGACGACTCCAATCCGGAGGTCTCGGTCTCGTGAGTTGCCGTTCGCATTGCATCGAGCCCAAACGAAAACAGTGCGATGCCAGCGAACATCAGGCAATTCGTGGCCGACAGGATTCGACCGCGCTGAGCCACCGGGCTTTTGTGCTGCAAATACGAATTCAATGGCACATCGAAAAATCCGGCGCTGATGCCCAGCCCGGCCAGCAGCATACAAGCCAACGCCTGGCCGCTGCCAAAAATGTTTCCAGTGATGAAGTTCTCGGGCGTAAACGCGAGCGCTACCATAAACGCAAACATTCCAAACGCCCCGATCGGCACCAGCCCCAGTTCGATTCGATTGCCCGAGGCAAGTCCGGCGACGACGCTGCCCACGCCCAGCCCAAGGACCAGCGAAACCAACAGAGGGAATTTTTCGCTTTCGGTGATACTGCCGCTTTCGTCTGCAAAAGCGTCGATGTTCAGCTGAGCCAGTCCTGCGATCGCGAGAAAGAAAACTGTTCCAAGCGCGACGCGAAACAGAGGTCCGCGTGTCGACAGATCAACAATGTCACGCCACGTTTCGAGCAAAAAGTTCTTCGGAAAGGCAGCTTTCGGATTCGCGGCGGCGCGGGCTCGGATCAGGAAACTGATCAACGTTCCGAGCACGGCAACGCCAACAAGAATCAGCGCCGTTAGCCAAATGTATTTTTCGCCGCGAACCCCGGCGACGTCCGCCAGTTTGTTGCCAGCGCCCATTCCGATGACGACCGCGGACAGAGTCGCGAGAGCAAAGATGCCATTTCCCTTGGAGATTTCTTCTTCGGAGAGCAGTTCCGGGATGGTGCCAATCTTTGACGGCGCGAACAGAGCACTTTGGGCGCCCATCAACGCGACCGTAAACATCAGCATGTAGATACTGCCGCATAGCAAGGAGATCACGCCCAGCGTCATCACGATGATTTCGGCGACTTTGCAGGCGATGATGACATTGCGTTTGCGAAATCGATCCGCCAGCCAACCGGCCGGCGATGCGAACAGGATGTAGGGCAAGACAAAGCAAACGGTGCCGAACATCAGGATTCGGCCGTGATATTGCGGCGCGACGAAAGTCTTGCCGACGCCAATGACGAACCAGCGAAAGATGTTGTCGTTGATCGCCGTCAGCCAGTTGGTCCATAGCAAACCCTGGAAACTGGGAGACAGAATGCCTCCCGGTTCCGGTTTGATTTCCGGATCCGACTTCAGGTCCAAAACTGGTTGGCTGGCCAAAATCGGGTCGTCAACACCGGACACGTTTGTATGGTCGCTCATTAAGGCGCAATCTTGTTGAATGGGCTCAGTTGTCGAGAGCCGGTTTTGGAACGGGTACGCGAATTTGAAACGGGCTGTAGACACGAAGATAACCGATTTTATCGATTTCTTCGCCACCAGTTTCCCTTCAGTTGTCAAAGCTTACCAGGTCCGCAGACCGTGCTGAATCGTCACTGTCAGGAACAAATCAAACTGGTACAGGTGAGGCTCAAGTTGCTGGCACCACTGATCGATAACCATTGCAGCAAACGTGATTGACGGAAACGATATGAGTCTCGCACTGGCATCTGCTACGGGCTCTCTGCTTCCAGCACCCCTGACCTACGGAAAACACAATCCATGAACCGAACCGTAGTGATGACGCTCGGCTTCCTCCTCGTGTTCTTCGGAAT is part of the Mariniblastus fucicola genome and harbors:
- a CDS encoding MFS transporter; protein product: MSDHTNVSGVDDPILASQPVLDLKSDPEIKPEPGGILSPSFQGLLWTNWLTAINDNIFRWFVIGVGKTFVAPQYHGRILMFGTVCFVLPYILFASPAGWLADRFRKRNVIIACKVAEIIVMTLGVISLLCGSIYMLMFTVALMGAQSALFAPSKIGTIPELLSEEEISKGNGIFALATLSAVVIGMGAGNKLADVAGVRGEKYIWLTALILVGVAVLGTLISFLIRARAAANPKAAFPKNFLLETWRDIVDLSTRGPLFRVALGTVFFLAIAGLAQLNIDAFADESGSITESEKFPLLVSLVLGLGVGSVVAGLASGNRIELGLVPIGAFGMFAFMVALAFTPENFITGNIFGSGQALACMLLAGLGISAGFFDVPLNSYLQHKSPVAQRGRILSATNCLMFAGIALFSFGLDAMRTATHETETSGLESSRIADSVTAEQREQILAAAEATEISSLEDSDAVTRINNLNPIPESEPAARLYATNELIYHDAKARISADETVIASDYAGLFDESEPNDKRKLKSILLRASKLPLLSSRQIFLLMGIGTIPVFLFALWRLSREAMRLIWVFMLKCIYRVKITGMENLPQNSGGALVANHSNWLDGVIFLTFIPQPFRVIAWAGNFNNSIMKKWAEFCRVILIGGGPKSIRKAFKDSRAAVDNGELLGIFAEGGISPSCQVRTLKPGLLKILQDRKVPIIPVYIDEVWGSIFSYADGKAIWKWPRSIRRPISITIGKPVEPHPESMLSVQTSLQRLSAEAVSNYVGPFRSPVVEFVKSCRIQRKTSKIADSLGSNEKGGMLLTRALILRRLLRKFTLEKDEQNVGVLIPPTVAGAIANLSLALDKRVAINLNYSLSNELINHCIHEAGIKRVLTTRMVMEKFSHLELDCELVYLDDFKEKVTGMDKAIGALMGNVLPAGMVCSLLGLNSIKADDLMTIVFTSGSTGVPKGVMLSHQNIHSNVRGFEKAAQFQPTDTIVGILPYFHSFGYTITLWGAMMCNVRGAYHVNPLDAKQVGKLVKRQKGTILMSTPTFLRTYMRRCKPEQFATLDAVVTGAERLPPELADQYEEKFGVRPVQGYGITELSPGVSANIPESRRRGDIQVEAKEGTVGRPIANVTAKVCDLDTNEELPANQSGMLWIKGPNVMLGYLNKEEATREVIVDSWFKTGDMAMIDEDGFITITGRLSRFSKIGGEMIPHLKIEEVLSKLLDRTPDDDSDDELHVAVTAVPDEKKGERLVVLYTTTHTSPDEMRQALTDAGLPNIFVPSTDSFHKVDSLPLLGTGKLDLKGIKETAAAIYDIS